A single window of Nicotiana tomentosiformis chromosome 1, ASM39032v3, whole genome shotgun sequence DNA harbors:
- the LOC104096059 gene encoding putative RING-type E3 ubiquitin transferase C3H69 isoform X1, with protein MHFLKIFSRVLCKFFARGACLKGEHCDFLHDSEDVPNNVCTYYQKGICAFGSRCRYEHVKITRSQPSLPSSSANIVELKRVNATDQSICSSSTAGNCPQGKKEEHMKTCETRENQHDLLKHSQEIECGVCLERVLSKTIMAERKFGILSECDHPFCISCIRNWRNSSPSIGMDVNSTLRACPICRKLSYFVIPSVIWYSTKEEKQEIINSYKAKLRSIDCKKFDFGNGTCPFGASCFYKHTVKPGSKLWNSTLMPDLHGSSFSDADETESGSDGDMESFRALFEEAMAFMMWLRDYDTSDDE; from the exons GCACGTGGAGCATGTCTAAAAGGAGAGCACTGTGATTTCTTGCATGATTCGGAAGATGTTCCAAATAAT GTGTGCACATACTACCAAAAAGGAATTTGTGCCTTTGGCAGCAGGTGTAGATATGAACATGTTAAAATTACTCGATCACAACCTTCACTTCCATCTTCATCAGCTAACATTGTTGAATTGAAGAGAGTTAATGCAACTGATCAGTCAATTTGCTCTTCCTCTACTGCTGGTAATTGTCCACAAGGGAAAAAAGAGGAGCATATGAAAACATGTGAAACAAGGgaaaatcagcatgatttattgAAGCATAGTCAGGAGATAGAGTGCGGTGTATGCCTTGAGCGTGTTCTTTCTAAGACAATTATGGCCGAGCGGAAATTTGGGATACTTTCTGAGTGTGATCATCCATTTTGTATATCGTGTATCAGGAATTGGCGCAACAGTTCTCCTTCAATTGGGATGGATGTCAATTCTACTTTGAGGGCCTGTCCTATATGCCGAAAGCTTTCATATTTTGTAATTCCAAGTGTCATTTGGTACTCAACGAAAGAAGAAAAGCAAGAAATCATTAACAGCTATAAGGCAAAACTCAG gtctaTTGATTGCAAGAAATTTGACTTTGGCAATGGGACCTGCCCCTTTGGAGCTAGTTGTTTCTACAAG CACACTGTCAAGCCAGGCTCAAAGCTGTGGAATTCTACACTCATGCCAGACTTACATGGCTCAAGCTTCTCAGACGCAGATGAAACGGAAAGCGGCTCTGATGGAGATATGGAAAGCTTCAGAGCTTTGTTTGAGGAAGCAATGGCTTTTATGATGTGGCTGCGCGATTATGATACAAGTGATGATGAATGA
- the LOC104096059 gene encoding putative RING-type E3 ubiquitin transferase C3H69 isoform X2 — MSKRVLCKFFARGACLKGEHCDFLHDSEDVPNNVCTYYQKGICAFGSRCRYEHVKITRSQPSLPSSSANIVELKRVNATDQSICSSSTAGNCPQGKKEEHMKTCETRENQHDLLKHSQEIECGVCLERVLSKTIMAERKFGILSECDHPFCISCIRNWRNSSPSIGMDVNSTLRACPICRKLSYFVIPSVIWYSTKEEKQEIINSYKAKLRSIDCKKFDFGNGTCPFGASCFYKHTVKPGSKLWNSTLMPDLHGSSFSDADETESGSDGDMESFRALFEEAMAFMMWLRDYDTSDDE, encoded by the exons GCACGTGGAGCATGTCTAAAAGGAGAGCACTGTGATTTCTTGCATGATTCGGAAGATGTTCCAAATAAT GTGTGCACATACTACCAAAAAGGAATTTGTGCCTTTGGCAGCAGGTGTAGATATGAACATGTTAAAATTACTCGATCACAACCTTCACTTCCATCTTCATCAGCTAACATTGTTGAATTGAAGAGAGTTAATGCAACTGATCAGTCAATTTGCTCTTCCTCTACTGCTGGTAATTGTCCACAAGGGAAAAAAGAGGAGCATATGAAAACATGTGAAACAAGGgaaaatcagcatgatttattgAAGCATAGTCAGGAGATAGAGTGCGGTGTATGCCTTGAGCGTGTTCTTTCTAAGACAATTATGGCCGAGCGGAAATTTGGGATACTTTCTGAGTGTGATCATCCATTTTGTATATCGTGTATCAGGAATTGGCGCAACAGTTCTCCTTCAATTGGGATGGATGTCAATTCTACTTTGAGGGCCTGTCCTATATGCCGAAAGCTTTCATATTTTGTAATTCCAAGTGTCATTTGGTACTCAACGAAAGAAGAAAAGCAAGAAATCATTAACAGCTATAAGGCAAAACTCAG gtctaTTGATTGCAAGAAATTTGACTTTGGCAATGGGACCTGCCCCTTTGGAGCTAGTTGTTTCTACAAG CACACTGTCAAGCCAGGCTCAAAGCTGTGGAATTCTACACTCATGCCAGACTTACATGGCTCAAGCTTCTCAGACGCAGATGAAACGGAAAGCGGCTCTGATGGAGATATGGAAAGCTTCAGAGCTTTGTTTGAGGAAGCAATGGCTTTTATGATGTGGCTGCGCGATTATGATACAAGTGATGATGAATGA